The Fragaria vesca subsp. vesca linkage group LG2, FraVesHawaii_1.0, whole genome shotgun sequence genome includes a window with the following:
- the LOC101294029 gene encoding uncharacterized protein LOC101294029, with the protein MPGEVVSYQDDDKSRTFDIETSEDERRRTRSRSLKKRTANASMRLTNTLRRRSSKRVANCRYALISVHDVRDAEEEEAVITFREALVARNMLPVYYDDYHTILRFLKARKFDMDKTLHMWAEMLNWRKEFGVESIVKDFVYTECEEVQRFYPHGYHGVDREGRPVYIERLGKVEPSKLMNVTTVDRFLKYHVQGFEKAFAEKFPACSIAAKRHIDSTTTILDVQGLNWVSFGKVAHDLVMRMQKIDGDNYPETLHQMFVVNAGNGFKLLWNTAKGFLDPRTTSKIHVLGNRYRNKLLEVVDSSQLPDFLGGDCSCPNEGGCLRSGKGPWNDPEIMKLVHMGEAMYMRKINGSSDGDDLGVKLLASKVTDSEIISTESASDMRSSASGIMELPISHFQNERSSDSASICSLVEPGSAAGKVDGANSNSTSDSTMLTQRRPLNTSIPHAASLIIRFILKILACIYHVFPRMGRIFTACNAANNLDKQCKPPPIAHSSSQEQQIAQETEVDPLWQRLKQLEGLVTELTNKPTKIPQEKEDMLCESLSRIKSIEYDLQKTKKALLATASKQVELAESLESLKENNSTGAISCWPRPRSCRYNNIP; encoded by the exons ATGCCAG GTGAAGTAGTTTCATATCAAGATGATGACAAGTCCAGGACTTTTGACATTGAAACCTCCGAGGACGAGAGGCGGAGGACTCGCAGTAGATCTCTTAAGAAAAGGACTGCCAATGCTTCCATGAGGTTAACAAATACTCTTAGGAGGCGCAGCAGCAAACGTGTCGCCAATTGTCGATATGCATTGATATCTGTTCATGATGTGAGGGATGCCGAGGAGGAGGAAGCTGTCATCACATTTCGCGAGGCATTGGTTGCTAGGAACATGCTGCCTGTATACTATGATGATTATCATACAATACTGAG ATTCTTAAAGGCAAGGAAGTTTGACATGGATAAAACCCTTCACATGTGGGCAGAAATGCTCAACTGGAGAAAAGAGTTTGGAGTAGAATCTATTGTAAAG GATTTTGTATACACTGAGTGTGAAGAGGTTCAACGTTTTTATCCTCATGGTTATCATGGTGTAGACAGGGAGGGACGACCTGTATATATTGAAAGACTTGGCAAGGTTGAACCTAGCAAGCTAATGAATGTCACCACAGTGGATCGGTTCCTAAAATATCATGTCCAAGGTTTTGAGAAGGCTTTTGCTGAGAAGTTCCCAGCATGTTCTATTGCAGCCAAAAGGCATATAGATTCTACAACAACTATCTTAGATGTCCAGGGGCTG AATTGGGTGAGTTTTGGCAAGGTCGCACATGACCTTGTTATGCGCATGCAGAAAATTGATGGAGATAACTATCCTGAG ACATTGCATCAGATGTTTGTGGTAAATGCTGGTAACGGATTCAAGCTGCTTTGGAACACAGCAAAAGGCTTTCTTGATCCAAGAACTACCTCAAAGATACAT GTGTTGGGCAACAGATATCGAAACAAGTTGTTGGAAGTTGTAGACTCAAG TCAACTTCCTGACTTCCTTGGGGGAGATTGCTCATGTCCAAATGAAGGCGGGTGCCTTAGGTCTGGCAAGGGACCCTGGAATGATCCAGAAATTATGAAA CTTGTACATATGGGAGAAGCAATGTACATGAGGAAAATCAATGGTTCTTCTGATGGTGATGATTTAGGAGTCAAGCTACTTGCCTCTAAG GTCACAGACAGTGAAATAATATCTACAGAGTCTGCATCAGATATGAGGTCAAGTGCTTCTGGCATCATGGAACTACCAATTTCTCATTTTCAGAAT GAGAGGTCAAGTGACTCTGCATCTATTTGCAGCCTAGTTGAACCAGGTAGTGCTGCTGGAAAAGTGGATGGTGCTAATTCAAATTCAACAA GTGATTCAACCATGTTAACTCAAAGAAGGCCACTGAATACATCCATTCCACATGCAGCGAGCCTAATCATTCGCTTCATACTCAAGATATTAGCGTGCATATATCATGTATTCCCGAGGATGGGGAGAATATTTACTGCATGTAATGCAGCGAACAACTTAGATAAACAATGCAAACCACCACCAATTGCACATTCCAGTTCCCAAGAACAGCAGATTGCCCAAGAAACAGAAGTTGACCCACTGTGGCAGAGACTGAAGCAATTAGAAGGTTTGGTAACCGAACTGACTAACAAACCTACAAAAATTCCTCAAGAAAAAGAAGACATGCTTTGTGAATCTTTGAGCCGTATTAAATCTATAGAGTATGACCTACAGAAGACAAAGAAA
- the LOC101294522 gene encoding uncharacterized protein LOC101294522, whose protein sequence is MACEEVQSWSFGGLTGAFLDLLVAYFLLCISACVFFVSKLLNFCWVYLPCPCNGVFGFRNRDLCLHKLLNEWPVAKICAVQKLVMSRFPFDIRFKDQTSNLSQKLIRDVNGENGVLEFGGESCYSPFSSPRLQSLVDKESGYDAKGKRIVVLKKRTGIRRPRRDSSKSPRIFPLPLDERETREVSGESSIALAARQDEPQATGDDTGERIHGNSKFSGSAVESKGLDISYGEEKFPVVENESDTIRILQGALAKEKAATAALYLELEKERAAAATAADEAMAMIYRLQKDKASTEMEVRQYQRMIEEKFVYDEEEMDVLKEILLTREKENHFLEKEVEAYRQMNSLGSEQSYGDSNDKLCEWRQTAVSSNIDSQLMMPWTNETKSNHMGVVNIADSTSQFEASFVEKQIHSNGHDVVEKSVLSAWEEKLETDNAMCPGMTTESLQANIGINKQFYCDGEERQQNGNTKNNCQSPMLDTETAVYDVHVIEGKDEMLKGESRPSMYAALEGLQDLTCAASGVCSSSEPLLSVGKGKTPL, encoded by the exons ATGGCTTGTGAGGAAGTTCAATCATGGAGCTTTGGTGGTCTTACAGGAGCATTTCTTGACCTTTTAGTAGCTTACTTCCTGCTGTGCATATCAGCTTGTGTGTTTTTTGTGTCCAAATTGTTGAATTTTTGCTGGGTGTATTTGCCTTGTCCTTGTAATGGGGTTTTCGGGTTTAGAAACCGAGATCTTTGCTTGCATAAGTTGCTTAATGAGTGGCCTGTTGCGAAGATTTGTGCTGTTCAGAAGCTGGTGATGAGTAGGTTCCCTTTTGATATTCGGTTTAAGGATCAGACAAGCAATTTGAGTCAGAAGTTGATTAGGGATGTGAATGGAGAGAATGGTGTTCTTGAATTCGGAGGTGAGTCGTGTTATAGTCCGTTTTCGAGTCCAAGATTGCAAAGCTTGGTTGATAAGGAAAGTGGGTATGATGCTAAGGGGAAAAGAATTGTTGTTCTGAAGAAGAGGACTGGTATTCGGCGGCCTAGGAGGGATAGTTCAAAATCTCCTCGTATATTCCCCTTGCCTCTTGATGAAAGAGAAACAAGAGAGGTATCTGGTGAAAGCTCAATTGCTCTAGCTGCAAGACAGGATGAGCCTCAAG CAACCGGAGATGATACAGGGGAAAGAATACATGGAAATTCCAAGTTTAGTGGATCAGCAGTTGAGAGTAAAGGTCTGGACATAAGTTACGGTGAAGAAAAGTTTCCCGTTGTTGAAAATGAAAGTGATACAATCAGGATTTTGCAAGGAGCACTCGCGAAAGAGAAAGCTGCCACTGCTGCTCTCTATTTAGAGCTGGAGAAAGAGCGAGCTGCTGCTGCAACTGCTGCTGATGAAGCAATGGCCATGATATATCGTTTGCAGAAGGATAAAGCATCAACAGAAATGGAAGTGAGACAGTACCAAAGGATGATTGAAGAGAAATTTGTTTATGATGAAGAAGAAATGGATGTTCTGAAAGAGATACTTCTTACGCGGGAGAAGGAGAATCACTTTTTGGAGAAGGAAGTTGAAGCATATAGACAGATGAATTCCTTAGGAAGTGAACAGTCTTATGGTGATTCAAATGATAAGTTGTGTGAATGGAGACAAACTGCAGTTTCTTCGAATATAGATTCACAACTGATGATGCCGTGGACTAATGAAACAAAATCTAACCATATGGGAGTGGTGAATATTGCAGACAGTACCTCTCAGTTTGAGGCTTCATTTGTTGAAAAACAAATTCATTCCAATGGACATGATGTTGTTGAGAAAAGTGTCCTTTCAGCATGGGAAGAAAAACTAGAAACAGATAATGCAATGTGCCCAGGAATGACAACTGAATCACTCCAAGCTAATATTGGGATCAACAAACAATTCTATTGTGATGGAGAAGAGCGGCAGCAAAATGGGAACACTAAAAACAATTGTCAAAGTCCGATGCTTGATACAGAGACAGCTGTTTATGATGTTCATGTCATAGAAGGTAAAGATGAAATGTTGAAAGGAGAAAGTAGGCCATCAATGTATGCTGCTTTGGAGGGACTCCAAGATTTGACATGTGCAGCATCTGGGGTCTGTAGCAGCTCGGAACCTCTGCTGAGCGTAGGAAAAGGCAAAACTCCTCTTTGA
- the LOC101308544 gene encoding uncharacterized protein LOC101308544 — MAVFAPGSSLFPHTPKPKFSNPQLVRHSSCFNVRHRLLVNGKQCRLVSQFFRPQTFRIRSFSKEDSENDEAAMSNDIPDAQHGIDDDLLGSVKITQTGTETSFLAKIAIALGIAATVTLISICIKRPTLGSSNGIQFLPESSSSSAMAAAPVGFTFKVFGYSIVLPEYAPGWIYFWLLMAAGFGLFISEEALNIWVGISLARRLSLDGTWQSFAESFSRNAPYIISTTLWVYWGVCISDLIPFYLGKLFRQSRASDDVLSKLGIGKEKALSITRAVQRYGNLIGFVERFSLGVRNPTAFLAGTLGISPECFFAGVCLGGLITLPIQFGIGFFLRERPVFALATVATVVGIWTIFPYAVATSTALFLYLRQRYSTSSE, encoded by the exons ATGGCCGTTTTTGCACCCGGGTCCTCTCTATTCCCACACACCCCAAAACCCAAATTCTCAAATCCTCAACTTGTCAGGCATTCAAGCTGTTTCAATGTCAGACACAGATTGCTGGTGAATGGGAAACAATGTAGGCTAGTTTCCCAGTTCTTCAGACCCCAAACTTTCAG GATTAGAAGCTTTTCAAAGGAGGATTCAGAAAATGATGAGGCTGCAATGTCTAATGACATTCCGGATGCGCAACATGGGATTGATGATGACCTGCTTGGAAGTGTTAAGATTACTCAGACTGGTACTGAAACTTCATTTCTGGCTAAAATAGCTATTGCACTGGGCATAGCTGCAACAGTTACATTGATATCTATCTGCATCAAGCGTCCCACTCTTGGATCATCGAATGGGATTCAGTTCTTGCCAGAAAGCTCATCCTCATCAGCAATGGCAGCGGCCCCTGTTGGATTTACTTTCAAAGTTTTTGGCTACAGCATTGTGCTTCCAGAATATGCACCAGG GTGGATCTACTTTTGGTTGCTTATGGCTGCAGGGTTTGGGCTTTTCATCAGTGAAGAAGCTCTAAATATATGG GTCGGCATATCTTTGGCCCGGAGGCTATCTTTGGATGGGACCTGGCAGTCATTCGCTGAATCTTTCTCGAGAAATGCTCCGTACATTATATCTACAACACTTTGGGTGTATTG GGGAGTATGCATTAGTGATCTAATACCATTTTATCTGGGGAAGCTTTTTAGACAATCCAGGGCGTCAGATGATGTTCTTTCAAAG TTGGGGATTGGCAAAGAGAAAGCGTTAAGCATAACCCGTGCGGTGCAAAGATATGGCAATCTAATAGGTTTTG TTGAACGCTTTTCCCTTGGAGTCAGAAATCCAACAGCCTTTCTAGCGGGAACCTTG GGTATATCTCCAGAGTGTTTCTTTGCTGGAGTCTGTTTGGGTGGATTGATCACCCTTCCAATCCAG TTCGGGATAGGATTCTTCTTGAGGGAGCGCCCTGTCTTTGCCCTAGCTACTGTTGCTACAGTTGTG GGGATTTGGACTATTTTTCCTTATGCAGTGGCTACATCAACAGCATTATTCCTTTACCTTAGACAACGGTACTCTACATCGTCAGAATAG